From Lycium ferocissimum isolate CSIRO_LF1 chromosome 12, AGI_CSIRO_Lferr_CH_V1, whole genome shotgun sequence, one genomic window encodes:
- the LOC132039025 gene encoding pre-mRNA-processing factor 19-like isoform X3, protein MTLFQLKLARWTFTASFNWNLLQIVKPRPVQAASIPGMLGMFQIEWDGLMLSNFALEQQLHTARQELSHALYQHDAACRVIARLKKERDEARALLAQAERQVPMAATTIEPNGAVLSNGKRAAEEEEMVPSGKKIRPGIAGDVIKELQDCNAALSQQRKRRQIPATLAPVDDIQRYTQLNSYPLHKTNKPGILSLDIHYPKDIIATGGVDSNAVVFDRPSGQIVSTLSGHSKRVTSVRFAAEGELVVTGSSDKTVRVWQSSENGNYDSRLTLKDHSAEVQAVTVHATNKYFVSASLDGTWCFYDLASGLCLAQVADASESEGYTSAAFHPDGLILGAGTSGAQVKIWDVKTQANVARFDGHVGAVTAISFSENGYFLATAAQDGVKLWDLRKLRNFRTFSPYDEETSTQSVEFDHSGSYLALGGSDIRVYQVASVKSDWHSVKILPDLSGTGKATCLKFGPDAKYIAVGSMDRNLRIFGLPGEDQSES, encoded by the exons ATGACATTGTTCCAGTTAAAACTGGCAAG ATGGACTTTCACAGCTTCCTTTAATTGGAACCTTTTGCAGATAGTGAAGCCCCGACCTGTGCAGGCTGCCAGTATTCCTGGGATGTTGGGAATGTTTCAGATA GAGTGGGACGGTCTGATGCTATCCAATTTTGCTTTGGAACAGCAATTACATACGGCAAGGCAAGAGCTGAGTCATGCTCTATATCAG CATGATGCTGCATGCCGTGTAATTGCTAGGCTGAAAAAGGAAAGGGATGAGGCAAGAGCATTGCTTGCACAGGCTGAAAGACAAGTACCCATGGCAGCAACTACAATAGAACCTAATGGTGCTGTTCTAAGCAATGGGAAAAGAG CTGcggaagaagaggaaatggttCCTAGCGGTAAGAAAATTCGCCCAGGAATAGCTGGTGATGTTATTAAAGAGCTTCAGGATTGTAATGCTGCTCTTTCACAACAAAGGAAAAGGCGACAG ATACCTGCAACTTTGGCTCCCGTGGATGATATTCAGAGATATACCCAACTGAATAGTTATCCTCTTCACAAAACCAACAAACCAGGCATTTTGTCTCTGGATATCCATTATCCTAAG GACATCATTGCTACTGGTGGAGTTGATTCAAATGCTGTGGTCTTTGATCGGCCTTCAGGACAGATTGTATCAACACTAAGTGGTCACTCAAAGAGG GTTACCAGTGTCAGATTTGCTGCTGAGGGTGAACTAGTAGTTACTGGCTCTTCAGATAAG ACAGTTCGTGTGTGGCAAAGCTCTGAAAATGGAAATTATGACAGTAGGCTTACTTTGAAGGATCACAGTGCAGAG GTGCAGGCTGTCACCGTCCATGCAACCAATAAGTACTTTGTGTCTGCTTCTCTTGATGGCACATGGTGTTTTTATGATCTTGCTTCTGGCTTATGCCTTGCTCAG GTAGCAGATGCTTCAGAATCTGAGGGCTACACATCTGCAGCTTTTCATCCTGATGGTTTGATCCTTGGAGCAGGGACTTCAGGGGCTCAGGTCAAGATATGGGATGTAAAAACCCAG GCAAATGTTGCAAGATTTGATGGGCATGTTGGAGCAGTAACTGCAATTTCCTTCTCAGAAAATGGTTATTTCTTAGCA aCTGCAGCTCAAGACGGTGTTAAACTTTGGGATTTACGGAAATTAAGGAACTTCAGAACCTTTTCTCCTTATGATGAAGAAACATCTACTCAATCAG TGGAATTTGACCACAGTGGAAGTTATCTTGCATTAGGAGGCTCAGATATAAG AGTTTATCAAGTTGCAAGTGTGAAGTCCGATTGGCATTCCGTCAAAATCCTACCTGACTTGTCAGGCACAG GTAAAGCAACATGTCTGAAGTTCGGTCCAGATGCGAAGTACATAGCTGTTGGATCCATGGATCGAAATTTAAGAATATTCGGGCTGCCTGGGGAGGATCAGTCAGAGAGTTAG
- the LOC132039025 gene encoding pre-mRNA-processing factor 19 homolog 1-like isoform X4, translating into MNCSISGEVPEEPVVSRKSGLLFEKRLIERHISDYGKCPVTGEPLTMDDIVPVKTGKIVKPRPVQAASIPGMLGMFQIEWDGLMLSNFALEQQLHTARQELSHALYQHDAACRVIARLKKERDEARALLAQAERQVPMAATTIEPNGAVLSNGKRAAEEEEMVPSGKKIRPGIAGDVIKELQDCNAALSQQRKRRQIPATLAPVDDIQRYTQLNSYPLHKTNKPGILSLDIHYPKDIIATGGVDSNAVVFDRPSGQIVSTLSGHSKRVTSVRFAAEGELVVTGSSDKTVRVWQSSENGNYDSRLTLKDHSAEVQAVTVHATNKYFVSASLDGTWCFYDLASGLCLAQVADASESEGYTSAAFHPDGLILGAGTSGAQVKIWDVKTQANVARFDGHVGAVTAISFSENGYFLATAAQDGVKLWDLRKLRNFRTFSPYDEETSTQSVEFDHSGSYLALGGSDIRV; encoded by the exons ATGAACTGTTCAA TTTCAGGTGAGGTACCGGAAGAGCCGGTAGTGTCAAGGAAATCAGGACTTCTATTTGAGAAGCGATTAATTGAAAGACACATTTCG GATTATGGTAAATGTCCAGTCACTGGAGAGCCACTGACAATGGATGACATTGTTCCAGTTAAAACTGGCAAG ATAGTGAAGCCCCGACCTGTGCAGGCTGCCAGTATTCCTGGGATGTTGGGAATGTTTCAGATA GAGTGGGACGGTCTGATGCTATCCAATTTTGCTTTGGAACAGCAATTACATACGGCAAGGCAAGAGCTGAGTCATGCTCTATATCAG CATGATGCTGCATGCCGTGTAATTGCTAGGCTGAAAAAGGAAAGGGATGAGGCAAGAGCATTGCTTGCACAGGCTGAAAGACAAGTACCCATGGCAGCAACTACAATAGAACCTAATGGTGCTGTTCTAAGCAATGGGAAAAGAG CTGcggaagaagaggaaatggttCCTAGCGGTAAGAAAATTCGCCCAGGAATAGCTGGTGATGTTATTAAAGAGCTTCAGGATTGTAATGCTGCTCTTTCACAACAAAGGAAAAGGCGACAG ATACCTGCAACTTTGGCTCCCGTGGATGATATTCAGAGATATACCCAACTGAATAGTTATCCTCTTCACAAAACCAACAAACCAGGCATTTTGTCTCTGGATATCCATTATCCTAAG GACATCATTGCTACTGGTGGAGTTGATTCAAATGCTGTGGTCTTTGATCGGCCTTCAGGACAGATTGTATCAACACTAAGTGGTCACTCAAAGAGG GTTACCAGTGTCAGATTTGCTGCTGAGGGTGAACTAGTAGTTACTGGCTCTTCAGATAAG ACAGTTCGTGTGTGGCAAAGCTCTGAAAATGGAAATTATGACAGTAGGCTTACTTTGAAGGATCACAGTGCAGAG GTGCAGGCTGTCACCGTCCATGCAACCAATAAGTACTTTGTGTCTGCTTCTCTTGATGGCACATGGTGTTTTTATGATCTTGCTTCTGGCTTATGCCTTGCTCAG GTAGCAGATGCTTCAGAATCTGAGGGCTACACATCTGCAGCTTTTCATCCTGATGGTTTGATCCTTGGAGCAGGGACTTCAGGGGCTCAGGTCAAGATATGGGATGTAAAAACCCAG GCAAATGTTGCAAGATTTGATGGGCATGTTGGAGCAGTAACTGCAATTTCCTTCTCAGAAAATGGTTATTTCTTAGCA aCTGCAGCTCAAGACGGTGTTAAACTTTGGGATTTACGGAAATTAAGGAACTTCAGAACCTTTTCTCCTTATGATGAAGAAACATCTACTCAATCAG TGGAATTTGACCACAGTGGAAGTTATCTTGCATTAGGAGGCTCAGATATAAG GGTTTGA
- the LOC132039025 gene encoding pre-mRNA-processing factor 19 homolog 1-like isoform X2 codes for MNCSISGEVPEEPVVSRKSGLLFEKRLIERHISDYGKCPVTGEPLTMDDIVPVKTGKIVKPRPVQAASIPGMLGMFQIEWDGLMLSNFALEQQLHTARQELSHALYQHDAACRVIARLKKERDEARALLAQAERQVPMAATTIEPNGAVLSNGKRAAEEEEMVPSGKKIRPGIAGDVIKELQDCNAALSQQRKRRQIPATLAPVDDIQRYTQLNSYPLHKTNKPGILSLDIHYPKDIIATGGVDSNAVVFDRPSGQIVSTLSGHSKRVTSVRFAAEGELVVTGSSDKTVRVWQSSENGNYDSRLTLKDHSAEVQAVTVHATNKYFVSASLDGTWCFYDLASGLCLAQVADASESEGYTSAAFHPDGLILGAGTSGAQVKIWDVKTQANVARFDGHVGAVTAISFSENGYFLATAAQDGVKLWDLRKLRNFRTFSPYDEETSTQSVEFDHSGSYLALGGSDIRVYQVASVKSDWHSVKILPDLSGTGKATCLKFGPDAKYIAVGSMDRNLRIFGLPGEDQSES; via the exons ATGAACTGTTCAA TTTCAGGTGAGGTACCGGAAGAGCCGGTAGTGTCAAGGAAATCAGGACTTCTATTTGAGAAGCGATTAATTGAAAGACACATTTCG GATTATGGTAAATGTCCAGTCACTGGAGAGCCACTGACAATGGATGACATTGTTCCAGTTAAAACTGGCAAG ATAGTGAAGCCCCGACCTGTGCAGGCTGCCAGTATTCCTGGGATGTTGGGAATGTTTCAGATA GAGTGGGACGGTCTGATGCTATCCAATTTTGCTTTGGAACAGCAATTACATACGGCAAGGCAAGAGCTGAGTCATGCTCTATATCAG CATGATGCTGCATGCCGTGTAATTGCTAGGCTGAAAAAGGAAAGGGATGAGGCAAGAGCATTGCTTGCACAGGCTGAAAGACAAGTACCCATGGCAGCAACTACAATAGAACCTAATGGTGCTGTTCTAAGCAATGGGAAAAGAG CTGcggaagaagaggaaatggttCCTAGCGGTAAGAAAATTCGCCCAGGAATAGCTGGTGATGTTATTAAAGAGCTTCAGGATTGTAATGCTGCTCTTTCACAACAAAGGAAAAGGCGACAG ATACCTGCAACTTTGGCTCCCGTGGATGATATTCAGAGATATACCCAACTGAATAGTTATCCTCTTCACAAAACCAACAAACCAGGCATTTTGTCTCTGGATATCCATTATCCTAAG GACATCATTGCTACTGGTGGAGTTGATTCAAATGCTGTGGTCTTTGATCGGCCTTCAGGACAGATTGTATCAACACTAAGTGGTCACTCAAAGAGG GTTACCAGTGTCAGATTTGCTGCTGAGGGTGAACTAGTAGTTACTGGCTCTTCAGATAAG ACAGTTCGTGTGTGGCAAAGCTCTGAAAATGGAAATTATGACAGTAGGCTTACTTTGAAGGATCACAGTGCAGAG GTGCAGGCTGTCACCGTCCATGCAACCAATAAGTACTTTGTGTCTGCTTCTCTTGATGGCACATGGTGTTTTTATGATCTTGCTTCTGGCTTATGCCTTGCTCAG GTAGCAGATGCTTCAGAATCTGAGGGCTACACATCTGCAGCTTTTCATCCTGATGGTTTGATCCTTGGAGCAGGGACTTCAGGGGCTCAGGTCAAGATATGGGATGTAAAAACCCAG GCAAATGTTGCAAGATTTGATGGGCATGTTGGAGCAGTAACTGCAATTTCCTTCTCAGAAAATGGTTATTTCTTAGCA aCTGCAGCTCAAGACGGTGTTAAACTTTGGGATTTACGGAAATTAAGGAACTTCAGAACCTTTTCTCCTTATGATGAAGAAACATCTACTCAATCAG TGGAATTTGACCACAGTGGAAGTTATCTTGCATTAGGAGGCTCAGATATAAG AGTTTATCAAGTTGCAAGTGTGAAGTCCGATTGGCATTCCGTCAAAATCCTACCTGACTTGTCAGGCACAG GTAAAGCAACATGTCTGAAGTTCGGTCCAGATGCGAAGTACATAGCTGTTGGATCCATGGATCGAAATTTAAGAATATTCGGGCTGCCTGGGGAGGATCAGTCAGAGAGTTAG